The sequence TGGGACCTTCATGGTCGTGTTCGTTCTCCAGGTCATCGCTGGCATCTTTGAGAGGTTCGATCCGAACTGGACGTTGCTCGGGCCGGAGAACATCCTATTCTATTGCTATGACGTAATATTCGATCAGGCGATGCCATCAGGGATCAACACCGTGCTCCTGGCGATGGCTTTGCTGGTCGTTATCGTTCCCCCGTCGATGGTCGTCTTCGACCGGGTAAGGCGCAAGGGGGTGGGGAAGTGAACGACCCGGTGGTCAGCGCAAAGGGCGTATCCAAGTGGTATGGCCAGGTGATCGGGCTGAACAATTTCAGCGTGGAGATCGGCCACGGGATCACCGGCATCGTGGGTCCGAACGGATCGGGCAAGAGCACGTTCTTCAAGATCGTGACTGGCACCATCCGTTCCGAGGTCGGGGAGATCGCCGTCCTGGGACAAGAACCCTGGAGGAATCCCGTCCTGTTGCAGGACATCGGTTTCTGTCCAGACTATGATTTCCTGCCCTTCGACCTGACCGGGAGAGAGTACCTGCGCTTCGCCGGAGGGATGCACGGAATGGAAGGTGCGGCGCTTGGCACCCGCACCGATGAAGTGCTCGGCATTTTCGGTATGAAGGCAGCGGCGGACCGCAAGATGGGCGGTTACAGCAAGGGCATGGTGCAGCGTATCAAGATGGCCGGGTCGATGCTGCATGACCCGAAACTACTGTTGCTGGACGAGCCGCTGACCGGCACCGACCCGATCGCACGACGCGACCTGATGGACCTCATAGCCGATCTGAACGAGGTGCATGGGCATGACATCATCGTTTCCTCCCATGTCCTCCACGAGATAGAGCGTCTGACCTCCAACGTGGCGCTCATCTACAAAGGACGGGCAGTGGCGTCAGGTGGCATCCATGAGATCCGCTCATTGATGAGCGATCATCCACACAACATCGTCCTCGAAGGCCGGGGAATGGTGGAACTGGCAAAGGTGTTGATTGGTAGACCGTACACAGTATCGGTGGAAATGAGGCCGGAACGGAAGGGTCTGATCGTCAGGGTGTCGGACCCAGAAGCGTTCTTCGATTCCGTCGCCGACCTGATCCGTGAGTCCGGCTGCGATCTGGACACAATGCAAAGCCTGGATGACGACCTGGAAGCGGTGTTCAAGTACCTGGTGGGGTGAGAAAATGGATGTTGCTTTGAACATGGTCGGGCTTAGGGCGATGATCCTCTATTCGACAAGGAAGCTGTTGACCAACAGACGCTGGGTCATCATACTGTTCGTGGCTGCTCTGGTGGGGGTGGTCATGGGCTATTCCGCATCGCTCGCCACAGACGCACTGAGCCAAGGCAGCGACCTGCTCAACCTCCTGGTCCTTTCGTTCATATTGCCCATCATGGCGATGATCTTCGGCGCTTCCATGATAAGGAACGAGATAGACGACCGGAGCGTCACCCAGGTGATCACATCGCCGGTCGACCGCAGAACATCCTATATGGGGTACTATCTGGCGCTGATAGCGGTCCTGTCGCTCGCGCTGATCCTGGTCACCACGATCGGCTGGGCTGGTTACTATCTCATATCGGGAATGATGGACGACGCTGTCGGTCTGTACCTTTCATACCTGTTGGTCATCCTCCTCGGAGCTATCGTATACGCTTCCCTCTTCCTGGTCGTTGGCGTGATATTGAGACAGCCGATATACTTCGGGCTGATCTACGCATTCGTCTGGGAGGGGTTCATCGGCTCCCTCCCTGGCGCGGTGGGTGAGCTGACCATCATGCATCAGCTACGAGTGATAGCGGCCAGTCAGATCCATCATGGCAGCATATCAGGATTTACCGGTGACGCCACCGTCTCGTTCATATCATTGATGGCGGTCGCCGTCCTGCTCCTGTTCCTGGGGGCCTATTCGTTCAGGGAGAAGCAGGTACCCTGATCCGAACAGCCGAGCATCCTAGGCGTAGCTCATCAGCGTGCTCTTGGTCTCTATCTCCTCGGAAACGAACCGGGCCAGTTCCTCGATGACCTTGTCGCTCTCCTCGTAACAGATGGCGTGCCCGCTGGATTCGAACCGGATCAGCTGGGATCCGGGTATGCTCTCCCTCTGCACCTCGCCTAGCTCGAACGGCACCACTTTGTCGTTTACCCCATGGAATATCCTGGTCGGTATCCTTATCGACCCGATCTCCCCGGTCAGGTCTTCGTCCCGAAGTTCCTCAAGCCCTCTCAGACTGGCATGGGCGGAGGCCTGCATGCCCAATGATTCATAGAAACGCGCCATCGGCTCGCTTGGGGCCTTGTGGAAGAATATGTTCCCGAAATCCTGCTTCAGCTTGGCTCGGTCGGCCTTCTCTCCCTGGATCAGCCCCTCGACCGCGCTCGTCGGCACTCCATGTGGGAACTTTGGACGGTTGACGAAGCTCGGTCCTGCGGCGGCGATCAGCACCAATTTGGAAACTCTGTCATCATTTTGGGTGGCCGCATAATGCATTGCGATCGCCCCTCCGATCGAGAACCCGACCAGGGTGACATCCCTAAGTTTCAGAGCATCAATGACCTTCCTTATGTCTTGGACCCAGGTGTCATAGTCATATCCGTTCCAGGGCTTGTCCGACATGCCGAAACCCCGAAGGTCCAGCGCGATGACCCGGAAGCCCTGTTTAGGCAAGGCCATCGTCTGGTACTCGAACATGCGGTGGTTCAGAGGCCATCCGTGGATGAACAATATCGGTTTGCCTTCTCCCCAATCTTGGACATACAGCTTGACCCCCGGTTCCACTTCAACATAATTGCTTGATCCATCCATATGTATCAGGTTGCCCTTTTAGCCAAAGGTATAAAGGCCTTGCCAGTTCTAAATGCGGGATGGCGTCTTCGGGCTGAGGAAACCGCGCTCACGAACCTTTCTCATGGTTTGGACGGAGAGAACATGGACTTCGACAGGTAGATCAGCCATATGATGTCCACCAGCGTGCATACTGTGGCCGGAACAGCGGCGGCCGGTCCGATCAGAGCAATGGCCAAGGTGGCCGCCATTCCGGTGTTCTTGTAGGATGCGAACAGGACCTCCGGGACCCTCCTGGTCCGTTTGATATTCCTCCTTTCCAGATACCAGTTCCATAGGATGCCGATGCCGAACAACCGGATGAAGGCGACAAGCACCAGGCTCAGCAACAGTATTTGATCACCGAAGAAGACCTGCCGGTTCGGGCCGGCAATGGCAACGATCAGGACAAAGAATGCCACGTTAATCGCGGCGCTCTTCTGTGCCGGTCTGATGTCCACCTGCCTGAGAACCCGGGAGACGGCCATTGGCAGAAGGATGAGATATCCGACATAACCCAACAGGGTCATGACGTCCACCGCTGTCCCGATGAACACCAGGGTGATGAGCGGGGTGACCGCAAGTGCTATCAGATACAGGGATGTGGTCGAGACCAGCGTGGATTCGAGATCCCCTTTGAGCAGGTAGGTGAACGGGACGATGGATACCGCCGAGGGCACCGCCGCCATTATTATCCATCCATCTCTGAGCTCTCCCTGGAAAAGATAGCTCATGGCGATAGTGGTCGCTGTGGATAGAACGAAAGAGAGCAAGAACGCGTTCCTGATGGGGACTGAATGGTCCTTCAGCTTTAGCCCCCTCAGCCTGAGGGCGGTCAGCGACAATGACATCATCACGATGAGGGACAGCATGGCGATGTTGCTGTTCGTGAGGGGGATCCCTGCAGGGAACCCTCCGGTGATAATGGCCACAACGAACGCCGATACCATCATGACCGGGTTATTGGTGAGGATCCTCCAGGCTTGCACACAGGGAAGAAGCGGATGTCCGATTAATTGGTTTCGTGACCGGTCGGGTCACCCGAACGGACCCGATCGGTCTCATTCCGGTTCATTTCCTTGGCTGGCGGTCAAAGAAAATGTTCTTTCCGGTCGCGGATAATGGTATCCCGTGGACGATCTGGGCTTTGGTCAGACCAAGCCGCCTCGCCGCCACTCCGACCCGGTACATGATGCGATTGTCCACATTGAGCTCGGAGGCGATCTTGACCGCCGATCCCATGGCTATTCCCAGGTCCAACAGTCTTATCGCGCAATTCCCTCCTATGAAATCAGCATTGCACGGGTGTCCTTCCATTTCTGCACAGGTGGTGAATCCACATGCGCCGCAGTTCAGACCCGCACCTTTGTGCGGAAGGAGGCCGATTAGCACCAAGCCATCGGAATCCAGGACGTTCTGCCCGTCCCTGTCGAAATTTGGACGGCTCGGTTCCCTTGCCATGCTCATCATCTCGTTCCCCACATCGATCCTTTCGGCATCGCTCAGCACCTTGATCTCGATGAAATCCTTACCTACGCCCTTAGGTGCGGTCCGGGCGGCCACCTCCATCAGGTCCGCGACCATCCTTACCGTGTCCTTGATCGCCATGAAAAGGAATGCCGATACCTTCCATTATAGCTTGCCCTTGTCCTGACCAGGCAGAACGTTTTACTATCTAGAAGTCCCCTCACTCTCCGGTGGGATCAATGAAAGTAGCGATCTTCAATGGAAGCCCAAGGAAAGAGGGCAATACGGCCGCGATCCTCAGGGATGTTGAGAAGAGGTGTTCTGAAAGTGGGGCCGAGGTCGACTATTTCGACCTTTACTATCTGGATTTCAAAGACTGCTCCGCCTGCATGGGCTGCAAGAAAGGGGAGAGGTGTGTCCAAAAGGATGGGCTATCTCCCGCTCTGGACAAGATCAGAGAGGCAGACGCGATCGTGATCGGATCTCCGATTTACATGTCGGCCGAAACGGCGACCACGAAGGCTCTCGTCGATCGTTTCTATTCCTTCCTGGCGATGGGTTCGGGACAGGGCCAATACTCGAACCGCTTGCCCAAGGGCAAGAAGGGTGCGGTCCTCTTCACCTGCGGCAACCCTCAAGGGGTAGAGATGTTCTCTCCGGTGACCGCTCGTTACCAGAACCTGCTCCAGAGGTATGAGATCGACGGAACGGTCGTGGTGGTGCCCTCGGTCACTCCGAACATGAAGGTGCTTGAGACTCTGAGAGGCCAGAAGGCGGTCGCGGACATCATCGAGAGGATATCTGGATGATCCTGTGATATTGCCCATACAACTCAGCGTCGGACACCGCTTCACGGTGACCCGCACCAACGCTATCGTTTCCAGTCATCTTTAATAGCCCAGTCGCCAATCTGATTTCCAGGGGAGACGAAAAATCTTGAACCGTATAGCACAAGGCCTAGTCCTATTCGTCGCGATGTTCCTGATATTGTTGGGCGTGATCTTTCTAATAGCGTCGCGGATCGAGGACATGATCCTCGGTGCGGTTCTGGTCATGATCGCGGTGATGCTCCTGCTCTTCATCTACCGCAGCCAGAAGATAGAAGCGGCGAAACCGACATTGGTCACCCAGAACTTCGATGTTAAGATGGAAGGTTCTGGCACCATGGAGCAGAAGGAATTAAGATGCAAGACATGCGGGGCACCGCTTTCCGAGAAGAACCTGAAGGTAGTGGAAGGGGGCGTCGTCATGGTGTGTCCATACTGCAACACTGTCACATCCTTGCAGGAATCTCCCAAATGGTGAGAAAAATGGAAGGACCATTGAGAATTGGATCGACCCGGAAGTTGTTGATGTTGGTTGTTTCGGCCTCTTTGATGCTATCCGCTCTCGGGCTCATCGGGAGTTCACCACTCGGTAGAGTGGAAGGGGCCAATCCTTCATTCGGGCTCACCAGCGAGGACGTCAACGTGACCGTTCTGCGTGACGGCAGCGTCAACATCGACTATCACTTCCGTTTTAACAGCGCCAGCTCACTGGATGGCGTGGACATAGGTCTCCCGAACTCATATTACGACAGCTCATCAGCCTATGCCTGGGTCATCGTCCAAGGTTCGAACTACACTCCAGCCCAGGTACATGTCTCGCCATTCGTCAACCCAGGAATGGCGGTGGAGTTCGGTAGCTCTCTCCAGGGCCTGATCCAAAGCTCCAGCTTCTTCGATCTGTATTTTCATGTCAACAATCCACACATGGTGTACCGGAACGACCTGGTAAACGGTTCCGTGGGAGTGAGCTTCCGGCCCACTTGGTTCGATGCCTCCTTCCAGAACGGACCTGCTGGCGTACTGACCGGGCACTTGATCTTCCCGATCGGCTTCGACAATGCCACTCAGGCCTACTGGCTGCAGTCGAATCCCTGGGATTCCCTGACCTTCGATAATCTCACCAGCCGTACCGTGGCCTCCTGGACCTGGACGAACGCATATCCCGGTGCGGTGGCAGCCGGAACGTATGATTTCGGAGGAGGGTTCCCTGCGGTCTATGTAGAGAAATACTTCGTGCCCGGGGTCTCATCGCCGGACGCCCTCGGCGATCTCATCGCCCTGATCGGGCTGCTTGCGCCCGTACTGGTCTTCGCATTCATCTTCGCGCTCGTGATCATCGTGAGCATCTCATCGGCCAGGCGGAGGAATGGGGACTACTACGAGCCAAAGATGAACGTGGTCGGGGCTGGTCCCCGCCGCGACCTGACGGCAGTGGAGGCGGCAGTGATACTTGAACGGCCGATTGAGAATGTGGCCACGATGATACTGTTCGGGCTCATCAAGAAAGGAAAGGTGCAGATCGCCTCGGAGGAGGCTCCCATGAGGCTTACGAAGATGGCGGAGACCGCCGATTATCCCTATGAGAACGACTATCTGAAGTCGATACTGCCTGACCAGACGGTGGGCCGGGCCGCATTGAAGAACACTCTGGTGCACCTTATCGAATCGACCCGGGACAAGATGAAGGGATTCGATCTGGAGGTCACCAAGCATTACTATGAATCCATTGCGGACAAGGCCTGGCAACAGGTCAAGGAAGCGGGAACGCCGGAGGACATCGGGCGATTGCTAAACGAGAAGAACGAATGGATGATGCTGGACCGGGACTACCCCGGCAGGATGAACAGCCAGATCCTGATCCTGCCGATCCTGCTGGGAAACCGTAATGTGCCGGGAAACGCCGGACCCAACATCGCGCAGGCAGCATCGAGCTATGTTTCGCAGGTCAGATCGGCGGCCAGCAACCTGGTGAGCGATATGCGCGGCATCTCGCGGGACGTGGTCGCCGTGACCAACCCGGTGCCGATCGCCGCCGCCAGCGGCTCCGGGATGTCGGGCGGCGGTCACTGCGCATGTGCCTGCGCCTGTGCCTGTGCATGTGCCGGAGGTGGACGATGAGCCTAAGGGGGAGATGGCAGGAACTGGAAGGCAAAGGTCTCAAGCCAGGCGTGTACAAGTACGACGGCAGGGGGGACCTCAAGCAGCATCGGTTCCATCTGCGGGTGGACTCGGAGAGCAAGGGGGCCTTGCTGGTGGACGCGGCCAGCATAATCTTCCTGAATGGGACGGCCGTCGACTACGTGCGATGCATCCTGGAAGGCCGGTCCGATAAGGCGGTCGTCAGGTACATGCGCCGCCGGTATCGCGGTCTGGGAAAGCCGCAGGCTTTGGAGCATTATAAGGGCATCAAGGCCCAGCTATCTACCTACCTGGAAGGGGATGGCGAGATCCTGAGCATGATCGGACCGGACAAGCCATCCATCGGCAAGGACGACTTCCCGGCCCCGTACCGGATGGACCTGGCCTTGACCTATAGGTGCCAGAACAAGTGCGACCATTGCTACAACGAACCCCGACAGATGAAAGAGCTGACCGTGGAACAATGGAAGCAGGTCATCGACAAGACCTGGAGGCTGGGGATCCCCCACATCGTCTTCACCGGGGGAGAGCCGACGATGTTCGAGGGGTTGGCCGAACTGGTCGTCCTTTCGGAGAAGTACGGGCAGGTCACCGGCATGGTCTCGAACGGCAGGAACCTGGCCAAGCCTGGCTATCTTCATGACCTGGTGGTGAAAGGGCTGGACCATGTCCAGATAACCGTGCTATCGTCACGCGAGGAGCTTCATGACCGTTTGGTGGGAGAGGCCGGAGCGTGGAAGGAGACCGTGGAGGGGTTAAGGACAGCTCTCCTGGAGCAGATGTACGTGAGCACGAACACCACCATCATGCGCTCCAATCTGGACGATCTGGAGGATACCATGCGTTCCCTCATCTCCCTGGGCGTCAGGAACATCGCCTTCAACGGCATCATCCGTTCTGGCAAAGGGGTAGGCACCGAAGGCATAACCTATGCGGAACTGGCATCGGCCCTGGTCAAGCTCAAGGAGATCGCCGCCGCGGCCCAGGTGAAGCTGATCTGGTACACTCCCACGCCATATCACGAGTTCAACCCGGTGAACTACGGGCTGGGGATCAAGCAATGCACCGCCTGCTCCCTCAACATGGCGATCGAACCGGACGGGACGGTCCTGCCTTGCCAGAGCTACTATGAGCCGCTGGGTAACATCCTGACCGACCCGTGGGACAAGATATGGGGCCACGACCTCTGCAAGAGGATCAGGGAAAGGAAGTATCTAGACGGGGAATGCCTGGAATGCGGAATGAAAGACGTCTGCGGGGGCGGTTGCCCCCTCTCCCGGAAGGCTGGGGATTACATCTGCCTGGACCGGCATTCGAGCATGTGACCGGTCATTTGTTACCTATGGCATAGAAGACCGGATTGTAGAAGAGCAGTGAACCGTCCGACGTCGCATCATTCCAGGCCTTCCTCGCCCTGTCCAAGGCCTTTCGGCCGATCATCGGCCGTGCCGCATCCTCGATGGAATCCCATTCCGAGGCGGCCTCGTTCCTCAGGCGACCGACGGTCCATGTTCCGGAATGGACCCCAACATCCGCGCGAAGGCCGGCATTCTCCATAAGCGCTCCCAGCCTCCTTCCTATGTAAGGGTCTGCCCCTTCGTCCATCATCGACCTGACCAGGTACTGGTCGAGGTCGGCAACCTCCTTTGGAACTACGATCCTTCCCCCATAGTCAGGTTCGGCCAGGCATACCACGTGCCTCCTTGCCACACGTGCCATTTCCTGAACGGCCCTCTGAGGGTCATCCACCCAAAGCAGTGTGAATGAACAATACACCACATCGAAGCTGCCATCATCGAAAGGCAAGCTCATGGCGCTGGCCTGGAGGGCCTCGAATCCATTTTCTCTGGCCGTTCGCACCATCTGCGAGTCCTGATCCAATCCCTTCACGTCGAACAGGGGGGAGAACAGCTCCATGACCAATCCGGGGCCGCACCCAACATCCAAGGCAGTAGGCCTTATGCCGGCCGGGTCCGATTCCGGTAGGACCTTGCTACGAATCAGCCACAGCCAAGAATCGCTTAGCCATCCCAGCTGCCTGCGCAGCTGTTCTTCCGAGGTGACGCCTCTCCCGCTCACGTATCCTGATCGCCTGGTCGGGATAAATCTCCTCTCCTTGGTTCGTCATCCCGTCGTTCAAATATGGACTCTCTATCCACCGGGTCTGAACATATATCTTCGTCAGAATTTCAATCGGCATCCGGTTCCATGAACCGGTCTCTATCTGTC is a genomic window of Methanomassiliicoccales archaeon containing:
- a CDS encoding ABC transporter permease subunit gives rise to the protein MDVALNMVGLRAMILYSTRKLLTNRRWVIILFVAALVGVVMGYSASLATDALSQGSDLLNLLVLSFILPIMAMIFGASMIRNEIDDRSVTQVITSPVDRRTSYMGYYLALIAVLSLALILVTTIGWAGYYLISGMMDDAVGLYLSYLLVILLGAIVYASLFLVVGVILRQPIYFGLIYAFVWEGFIGSLPGAVGELTIMHQLRVIAASQIHHGSISGFTGDATVSFISLMAVAVLLLFLGAYSFREKQVP
- a CDS encoding radical SAM protein, which gives rise to MSLRGRWQELEGKGLKPGVYKYDGRGDLKQHRFHLRVDSESKGALLVDAASIIFLNGTAVDYVRCILEGRSDKAVVRYMRRRYRGLGKPQALEHYKGIKAQLSTYLEGDGEILSMIGPDKPSIGKDDFPAPYRMDLALTYRCQNKCDHCYNEPRQMKELTVEQWKQVIDKTWRLGIPHIVFTGGEPTMFEGLAELVVLSEKYGQVTGMVSNGRNLAKPGYLHDLVVKGLDHVQITVLSSREELHDRLVGEAGAWKETVEGLRTALLEQMYVSTNTTIMRSNLDDLEDTMRSLISLGVRNIAFNGIIRSGKGVGTEGITYAELASALVKLKEIAAAAQVKLIWYTPTPYHEFNPVNYGLGIKQCTACSLNMAIEPDGTVLPCQSYYEPLGNILTDPWDKIWGHDLCKRIRERKYLDGECLECGMKDVCGGGCPLSRKAGDYICLDRHSSM
- a CDS encoding flavodoxin family protein, translating into MKVAIFNGSPRKEGNTAAILRDVEKRCSESGAEVDYFDLYYLDFKDCSACMGCKKGERCVQKDGLSPALDKIREADAIVIGSPIYMSAETATTKALVDRFYSFLAMGSGQGQYSNRLPKGKKGAVLFTCGNPQGVEMFSPVTARYQNLLQRYEIDGTVVVVPSVTPNMKVLETLRGQKAVADIIERISG
- a CDS encoding DUF2148 domain-containing protein, whose product is MAIKDTVRMVADLMEVAARTAPKGVGKDFIEIKVLSDAERIDVGNEMMSMAREPSRPNFDRDGQNVLDSDGLVLIGLLPHKGAGLNCGACGFTTCAEMEGHPCNADFIGGNCAIRLLDLGIAMGSAVKIASELNVDNRIMYRVGVAARRLGLTKAQIVHGIPLSATGKNIFFDRQPRK
- a CDS encoding class I SAM-dependent methyltransferase, translating into MSGRGVTSEEQLRRQLGWLSDSWLWLIRSKVLPESDPAGIRPTALDVGCGPGLVMELFSPLFDVKGLDQDSQMVRTARENGFEALQASAMSLPFDDGSFDVVYCSFTLLWVDDPQRAVQEMARVARRHVVCLAEPDYGGRIVVPKEVADLDQYLVRSMMDEGADPYIGRRLGALMENAGLRADVGVHSGTWTVGRLRNEAASEWDSIEDAARPMIGRKALDRARKAWNDATSDGSLLFYNPVFYAIGNK
- a CDS encoding ABC transporter ATP-binding protein, encoding MNDPVVSAKGVSKWYGQVIGLNNFSVEIGHGITGIVGPNGSGKSTFFKIVTGTIRSEVGEIAVLGQEPWRNPVLLQDIGFCPDYDFLPFDLTGREYLRFAGGMHGMEGAALGTRTDEVLGIFGMKAAADRKMGGYSKGMVQRIKMAGSMLHDPKLLLLDEPLTGTDPIARRDLMDLIADLNEVHGHDIIVSSHVLHEIERLTSNVALIYKGRAVASGGIHEIRSLMSDHPHNIVLEGRGMVELAKVLIGRPYTVSVEMRPERKGLIVRVSDPEAFFDSVADLIRESGCDLDTMQSLDDDLEAVFKYLVG
- a CDS encoding alpha/beta hydrolase encodes the protein MDGSSNYVEVEPGVKLYVQDWGEGKPILFIHGWPLNHRMFEYQTMALPKQGFRVIALDLRGFGMSDKPWNGYDYDTWVQDIRKVIDALKLRDVTLVGFSIGGAIAMHYAATQNDDRVSKLVLIAAAGPSFVNRPKFPHGVPTSAVEGLIQGEKADRAKLKQDFGNIFFHKAPSEPMARFYESLGMQASAHASLRGLEELRDEDLTGEIGSIRIPTRIFHGVNDKVVPFELGEVQRESIPGSQLIRFESSGHAICYEESDKVIEELARFVSEEIETKSTLMSYA